Part of the Bacteroidota bacterium genome, AGGCGATCGATGATATATTCTACCCAAGAGCGTCCGCCAACCCATATTAAGTACGACCCCAATGAAGACCCCAGCAATGGAGAGACCGAGAAATCTACCGAGCGGTTATTTCGCCGGCCATACACAGGGACGTAATAGTCTGTTGACCCTACCGCAAACGGCTCAGCCAATGCAAGGATGGATGCCAACTGGCCCTGGTCATCGAAGGACGTAAAATCGCCGGCGGCAAGTTCATCTGGCGCTGTTCCGTTTTCATTGCCTATCGTCCAGCCTGTCTCCGTGGCCCTGAACGATTCGTTGGAAGCCCATGCGAGCCTGTTGTGCTCTACGCCAAAGCCTAGCTCGGCTTGCAGGTTGAGCCTCGAACCGACATTCCAGACGCCCTCTATGCCCAACTCATACTCAGCTCCTTCGCCATCGGCAAACCCAGCTTCCACAGCCGGACCTACCTGCCAGGCACGGCGTGAATCTGAAAGCGTCGACAGTTCTATGTCGAGGGAGTAGGGATTGGCCCGGGGGTACAGGCCGCGCGTGTCGAATTGGTTATATCCGCCAAACGGGTCTCTGTTGATTATTTGAATGTCGAATTCCCGAAATCCTTTTGTCAACCAACTGCTGAAAAAGAAGAAGCCGGACCCTGTGTATAGCGATCTGTCGTACGACCAGTCATTCCAGTTGAACATCCGGAGCGAGCCCCGTTCAAAGGGGCCAAAAGACTTGCCACCGTTTACCACGTTGTTGATATATGCGCTAAAGCGCAGTTGGTCGTTGCGGCGCAGGAGGCCCATGTCCCGCGGGTTGAAGGCGTCGCTCATTATTTCTGTCCCGAAGCCCCAGGTCCATATGCCGCGTGTCTTATCAAATCCAAGGGCTGTTGCAATACCTGTATCTTGTGTTGCCGATTTATCGCCGGGCGTAAACCGGTTTGAGAAGCTGAAATGGCCGTCGAGTCGGTATCGATTGCTGTTGAATCGGAGATCCCAGTCGACGCCGCCTGTATAGCTGCGGAGTGGGGTATCGTCCAATACGGATTTGTCGAAAGCTGTGAGAATGGCGCCTACGCTGGAATAGTCGCCTATTTGTTGAATAACACGCCCAACGCTATAGAGGCGGGTAGGGTCGAAGTTGGTGCCTGTCAGTGCCCCGAGAAAGCCAAAGGAAAACCCGCTGTCGGTCCGGCCTGAGAGTTTTGTTGCGCCTATAACGGGCGCCTGTGCGCCAATGCGGCGGGTATAGAGGAGCCCGTCGCGAAAGCCGAAGCGGTAGTCGAATATTTGGAAACCCTCGACAAAAAACGGCCTGCGTTCCTGCAAAATGGTCTCGAAAACCGTAAGGTTGAGAACGGCGGGGTCAGCCTCCACCTGGCCAAAATCCGGGTTGATGGTTGCGTCCAGCGTAATGTTGGATGTAATACCGAATTTGAGGTCTACACCAACGTCGAGGTCCCTGCTGTTTACGGATTGGCCGGGGTCTCCTTCCTCGAACCGCATTCCGGAAACAGTGTAGGGAATAAACTGGATATTACGTCGTGGCTTAATGTTTTTCAGGCCGGTTAGGGTGCCGTAATTCGCCACAGAACCGCCCGCATAGTCTTCGCGGCGAATAAGGGACCATTCACTGGTTTCACTGTTGCGCGGAATGACGCGCCGAAAGTTGATGCCCCATGTTTGTTCAGTCAGTTCCGGGAAGCGCAGCATGGAGTAGGGGATCCGCATTTCAACGCTCCAGCCGTCTTCGTGTACGCGTACCGCAGAGGCCCAAACAGCATCCCAGGATGTATCAAAAACGAGGGGGCCAAATCGAAAACTGCTGGCATCTGTGTTGACCCCATCGACCTGTATGCCGGCAGCATTTACGCCGAAGTTATAGGAGGTTTTGCGATCGTAATAAGAATCGATCGCAACAAGAAACCAGTCAGCCTGGTTGAGGTCATCACGCCGGCCGAGGGTGCGCAGTATTTTCTCCGGGGCCTCGTCATACATGTACGCCCCGATGTAGACAGCGTTGTTTGAGTAAAGTATGCGGACTTCCGTTTGTTGCGAAGCCGGCGCTCCTTCCTGTGGCTCGTATTGTTGGAATTCACTTGCCAGGGCGGCCGTGTTCCAACTGTCTTCGTCGAGCATCCCGTCAATGGCTATCGCTTCCGTTGTACGCTGTGCAATCAGGGACGGTCGCGTTTCGGGCGGGTCGTCTTCGGTGGCAAGTGCGGTTGTTGGTGCGGTTGTTGGTGCAGTTGCAAATGCAGCGGAAGGGGCAACAAGGGTGAGCACCAGGCAGAGCGAAAACAAGCGCTTCATTACGGCGGCGGGATATAG contains:
- a CDS encoding DUF5916 domain-containing protein, whose protein sequence is MKRLFSLCLVLTLVAPSAAFATAPTTAPTTALATEDDPPETRPSLIAQRTTEAIAIDGMLDEDSWNTAALASEFQQYEPQEGAPASQQTEVRILYSNNAVYIGAYMYDEAPEKILRTLGRRDDLNQADWFLVAIDSYYDRKTSYNFGVNAAGIQVDGVNTDASSFRFGPLVFDTSWDAVWASAVRVHEDGWSVEMRIPYSMLRFPELTEQTWGINFRRVIPRNSETSEWSLIRREDYAGGSVANYGTLTGLKNIKPRRNIQFIPYTVSGMRFEEGDPGQSVNSRDLDVGVDLKFGITSNITLDATINPDFGQVEADPAVLNLTVFETILQERRPFFVEGFQIFDYRFGFRDGLLYTRRIGAQAPVIGATKLSGRTDSGFSFGFLGALTGTNFDPTRLYSVGRVIQQIGDYSSVGAILTAFDKSVLDDTPLRSYTGGVDWDLRFNSNRYRLDGHFSFSNRFTPGDKSATQDTGIATALGFDKTRGIWTWGFGTEIMSDAFNPRDMGLLRRNDQLRFSAYINNVVNGGKSFGPFERGSLRMFNWNDWSYDRSLYTGSGFFFFSSWLTKGFREFDIQIINRDPFGGYNQFDTRGLYPRANPYSLDIELSTLSDSRRAWQVGPAVEAGFADGEGAEYELGIEGVWNVGSRLNLQAELGFGVEHNRLAWASNESFRATETGWTIGNENGTAPDELAAGDFTSFDDQGQLASILALAEPFAVGSTDYYVPVYGRRNNRSVDFSVSPLLGSSLGSYLIWVGGRSWVEYIIDRL